Within the Dechloromonas denitrificans genome, the region CGGCTAGAATTTGGTAAATTTGCAATTTCGGAAATCACAGATCATCATGGCCGAACCTGAATTCCTAAGTACCCGACAAGCGGCAATGCGCCTGGGGGTTTCCCTTGGCACCGTGCAGAACATGGTCGAAGGCGGCTCCCTTGAGGCCTGGAAGACGACCGGCGGACACCGCCGCATTCCGGTCGCCTCGGTCGAGGCCCTGCTCTCCCGCCGGCGGAGCATGACGCCGAGCACCCAGGAAAGCGCCAACCAGCTGGACATCCTGATCACCGAGGACGACCCGACGATCCAGATGCTCTACCAGTTGACCATCGACAGTTGGGAGTTGCCGCTCAAGCTGCGCATTGCCGGCAATGGCTTCGACGGGCTGTTGCTGGTCGGCGAACGGGTTCCCGACATTCTGATTGCCGACCTGATGATGCCCGGCATGGATGGCTTCGAGATGGTCCGCCACTTGCGCACCAACCCGGCCTTGTCGCGGATGGACATCATCGTCGTCAGCGCGATGGACCGGGCCGACATTGAGGAAAAAGGCCTGCCCAGAGACATCACGATCTTTGGCAAACCGATTCCTTTCCACGAAATCAAGGGCTTCATCCTCGGCCGCCTGGCGGCCCGTAAACGCCCGGCATAATGCCGCCGGCAACTGCTTTGACGCCGGACGGACACAGCGATGACAGTGTGCGAATCGGTAGCGTATGATCTGCCGCAACATCCGCCCGTTAGTGGCGGGTGATAAAAACTAAAGCAGTGGAGATGAGACATGGGTTTCTTTGGAAATGGCGCAGCGCTCGCCAAGATTGATCGCGACATAACGGACATCGCCGAGGGCACGGCGGATCTTTCGCACAGCGTCGGCGCCCCGGGCAACGACGCGGCCGGACGGATATCGGCCAACATCAACCGTTTTTTCAGCCGGGTCCGCGGCCTGATAGGGCATGCCCGGGAAGGCAGCGTCAGCATCGCTGCCGATGCCGCCCGGATGAACCATCTGGTGCAACTGACCGGCGATGCTGTGCGGCGCCAGGAAAAGCTGGCCGGCGACATCTTTGAATCAAGCAACCGGGTCAATCACGCGGTCGGCGAAGTGGCGATGAACTCCGACGCCATCCAGGCCTCGACCCAGAACAATCTCGATCTCGCCCAGCGTTCGCTGGAACAGATGGAAACCGTCGCCTCGACGATGCGCTCGACCAACGAGCATATCGAGCACTTCTCATCGACCGTCGGCGAACTGCATTCCAGTTCGATGAAGATCAACGAAATCGTCCAGTTGATCAACGACATTTCCGACCAGACCAATCTGCTGGCACTCAACGCAGCCATCGAAGCCGCCCGCGCCGGCGAGGCCGGCCGGGGCTTTGCCGTGGTCGCCGACGAAGTGCGCAAGCTGGCCGAAAAGGTCAAGACCGCCACCCAGGTGATCGGCCAGAACACCCAGTCGATGATCAACCTGGTCTCCGACACCTCGGAAAAAACCCAGACCATCGTCGGCGAAGTCACCCGCGCCAACGGCTACATCGAAACCTCGGCCGCCGACCTGACAACCATGGTCGGCGATTTCAAGCGGACGACCGAACAGCTGTCGAGCATTGCCGGCGCCATCTACAATCTGCGCGAAAGCAACCAGACCATTCATCAGGAAGTCGAGGAAATCCGCAATCACTCGGTGGACATCTCCGGCCGCATGAAGCAATGCCTCGATTCGGCCAAGACCCTGCGCGAATCGACCGAAGACCTGCAATGCACGCTGGCCGATTTCCGCACCGGCAACAGCGTGTTCGACACCCTGCACGACAAATGCACCGGCTTCCGCGATGCGGTCGCCGCCCTGCTGGCCAAGCTGGCCGACCGGGGCATCAATGTCTTCGACCAGAGCTACAAGGAAATTCAAGGCTCCGATCCGAAGCGCTACACCACCGCCTACGACGCTCAGTGCGACGGCGAATTGACCCGCCTCTACGACGACATGCTGCGCGACGTACCGGGACTGGCCTACTCGCTGGCCGTCGACAACGGCGGTTACGCGCCGGCCCATAACGGCCAGTTCTCCAATCCGCCGAGCGGCGATCCGGCAATCGACCTGGTCAAATGCCGGCACAAGCGCATCTTCAACGACCCGGTCGGCCTGAAACTGGCGAAGAACCAGAAATCATCGCTCTTCCAGACCTATGTCCGCGACACCGGCGAAATCTTCAACGACCTGTCGATGCCGATCGTCATCGGTGGCCGTCACTGGGGCGCCGTGCGCATCGGCTTCAAGAGCGACATGGTGGTCAAGGACAAGCGCTAGCGCCTGCTGCGCCAGCTTCCCGTCAGACCAAAGCGAGGGGCCGGATGGCCCCTCGGCCGTTGACCGCTAGACGTTGTACACAACCTCGACATTTTCCGGCTGCAACCAGCCGTTCAGCGCTTCGAGCAAGGCGTCGTCGAGCCTGACGCGGGCCGCTTCACCGAGCACGATTTCGCACTCGGCCGTCTCGTTGCGGTAGCGAATCCGCACTGCCGCCGGCCCCGGCGCGAAAGGCGTCAGCAGGCTCTTCAGCCTGCGAGCATCGGAATTGCCGTTCATCTTGAGCAGCAGATAGCGGGCAAAACGGGCGCGCGCCTCGCCCAGCGTCATCAGCTTGTCGGCGGTGACGCTGTTGCTGCCCGAAAACTCGTCGAACCTGACCTTGCCTTCGATGACCAGCACCTCGTCGGTGACGATCTTGGCGCGTTCGGCCTCGAACAGTTCGTTGAAGACGGTGACCTCGATCATCCCGGTACCGTCATCGAGCTGGACGAAGAGCATCTTGCCGCGCCGGGTCATCTGGGTGCGCACGCCGACCACGACGCCGGCCAGCGTCGTCAGTTCCTTGGCCGGCTGCAACTGGTTGAGCGGCCGGCGGACGAAGCGCGACAGCTCCTTCTTGCAAGTGTTGTAGGGGTGGCCGGAGAAGAAGAAGCCAAGCGCCGTCTTCTCCTGCATCAGCTGTTCCTTCTCGTCCCAGCGCTTGACCGTGACATATTGCGGCGCATGATCTTCGGCGACGTTGCCGATATCGAACAGACTCGACTGCATTGCATTGCGCTCGGCCTGATCGGCGAATTCCATGGCGATGCCGACCGAGGCGAGCAGCTTGTGGCGATCGGCATCGATGCAGTCAAAGGCACCGGCCTTG harbors:
- a CDS encoding response regulator codes for the protein MAEPEFLSTRQAAMRLGVSLGTVQNMVEGGSLEAWKTTGGHRRIPVASVEALLSRRRSMTPSTQESANQLDILITEDDPTIQMLYQLTIDSWELPLKLRIAGNGFDGLLLVGERVPDILIADLMMPGMDGFEMVRHLRTNPALSRMDIIVVSAMDRADIEEKGLPRDITIFGKPIPFHEIKGFILGRLAARKRPA
- a CDS encoding methyl-accepting chemotaxis protein, translated to MGFFGNGAALAKIDRDITDIAEGTADLSHSVGAPGNDAAGRISANINRFFSRVRGLIGHAREGSVSIAADAARMNHLVQLTGDAVRRQEKLAGDIFESSNRVNHAVGEVAMNSDAIQASTQNNLDLAQRSLEQMETVASTMRSTNEHIEHFSSTVGELHSSSMKINEIVQLINDISDQTNLLALNAAIEAARAGEAGRGFAVVADEVRKLAEKVKTATQVIGQNTQSMINLVSDTSEKTQTIVGEVTRANGYIETSAADLTTMVGDFKRTTEQLSSIAGAIYNLRESNQTIHQEVEEIRNHSVDISGRMKQCLDSAKTLRESTEDLQCTLADFRTGNSVFDTLHDKCTGFRDAVAALLAKLADRGINVFDQSYKEIQGSDPKRYTTAYDAQCDGELTRLYDDMLRDVPGLAYSLAVDNGGYAPAHNGQFSNPPSGDPAIDLVKCRHKRIFNDPVGLKLAKNQKSSLFQTYVRDTGEIFNDLSMPIVIGGRHWGAVRIGFKSDMVVKDKR